One genomic region from Spirosoma sp. KCTC 42546 encodes:
- a CDS encoding 5-formyltetrahydrofolate cyclo-ligase — MNKAELRREFLARRKAMTTDEVAHQSQLIADHFFTYFEQNKLGDTPSTIHTFLPIKRHKEVDTWPIIERIWLTLHQVHISVPVTDEYNYQLVNYTIFPATPLIENRLGIPEPAVGSRYETDPEQISIVLVPLLAFDQQGNRVGYGGGYYDRFLAEQVPGSRKIGLSFFGPVDQVDGIDNTDIKLDACITPERLYSFD; from the coding sequence ATGAACAAAGCTGAACTACGTCGTGAATTTCTAGCCAGGCGGAAAGCGATGACGACCGATGAGGTAGCCCATCAAAGCCAACTCATTGCTGATCATTTCTTTACCTATTTTGAGCAGAACAAACTTGGAGATACGCCTAGCACGATCCATACGTTTCTGCCCATTAAACGGCATAAAGAAGTTGATACCTGGCCAATTATCGAGCGTATTTGGTTGACGTTACATCAGGTGCATATTAGTGTCCCGGTTACCGATGAGTATAACTACCAATTGGTGAATTATACCATTTTCCCAGCAACTCCTTTAATTGAAAATAGACTGGGTATACCCGAACCCGCTGTTGGAAGTCGGTACGAAACGGATCCTGAGCAAATAAGCATCGTATTGGTGCCCTTACTAGCGTTCGACCAGCAGGGAAATCGTGTTGGCTACGGTGGAGGTTATTACGACCGTTTTTTGGCTGAGCAAGTACCTGGCAGCCGGAAAATTGGCTTGTCGTTTTTCGGTCCGGTTGATCAAGTCGACGGTATTGATAATACAGATATTAAACTAGATGCCTGTATTACCCCTGAACGGTTATACAGCTTTGATTAA
- a CDS encoding LuxR C-terminal-related transcriptional regulator — MKYNESQALLLPVLQSKTFNASEKYQAAILLSYTYKRVFDYQSTLKFLEMARKFAQETTPKDQYLASIEAEEAFVYFDTHDYDKADQLTALLEKSGFKHISLENKSKLIMQRGYLLFLDKKYVEAEAIYDQAIQQMKLSTPCHLPMALVKKMQLYNAMNRLDLLQDALKQSTFYADSCHIIKYHLYTYEELLHIYESRNDFIHLAETQKKVDSLNTIYAKEVNISSLHNQKENILLGEKDEQLKQEHTSRGFLIITLVCILAIALVLFIWLILYKRKVEVEFLRMKAELEYYLATNKEATPTKTPAEKKELSNLSERQLEVLNCMASGMSNKQIANKLFISENTVKYHIKNIYQLLEINDRKDFLVNIRK; from the coding sequence TTGAAATATAATGAATCACAAGCTTTACTACTACCTGTTTTACAGAGCAAGACGTTCAATGCCAGTGAAAAATATCAGGCGGCTATTCTACTTTCCTATACCTACAAGCGTGTATTTGACTACCAGTCTACGCTGAAATTTCTGGAAATGGCGCGAAAATTCGCGCAAGAAACTACCCCAAAAGATCAGTATCTAGCGTCAATTGAAGCCGAAGAAGCTTTTGTGTATTTCGATACGCATGATTACGATAAGGCTGACCAGCTCACAGCACTGCTAGAAAAGTCTGGATTTAAGCACATTAGTCTGGAAAATAAATCAAAGTTGATCATGCAGCGCGGCTACCTACTTTTTCTTGACAAGAAATATGTGGAAGCTGAAGCGATTTACGATCAAGCCATTCAGCAGATGAAGCTATCGACACCCTGCCATTTGCCTATGGCCCTTGTCAAAAAAATGCAGCTCTATAATGCGATGAATCGGCTCGATTTGTTGCAGGATGCCTTGAAACAATCGACCTTCTACGCAGATTCCTGTCATATCATTAAATACCATCTTTATACATACGAAGAGCTGCTGCACATTTACGAAAGCCGAAACGATTTTATCCATCTGGCTGAGACCCAAAAAAAAGTAGATAGTCTGAATACCATCTACGCCAAAGAGGTCAATATTTCTTCGCTACATAATCAGAAAGAGAATATTCTGTTAGGCGAAAAAGATGAACAACTAAAGCAGGAACACACAAGTCGGGGATTTCTTATAATAACCCTGGTGTGTATACTCGCAATCGCTCTTGTTTTATTCATCTGGCTAATCCTGTACAAACGGAAGGTCGAGGTGGAGTTTCTGCGTATGAAAGCTGAGTTGGAATACTATCTGGCTACCAATAAAGAGGCTACGCCCACTAAAACGCCAGCGGAAAAGAAAGAGTTAAGCAATCTATCGGAACGGCAACTGGAAGTACTGAACTGTATGGCATCAGGTATGTCGAACAAACAAATAGCCAACAAACTCTTCATTTCCGAAAACACAGTAAAATACCACATTAAAAATATCTACCAGCTTCTGGAAATCAATGACCGGAAAGATTTTCTGGTTAACATACGGAAATAG
- a CDS encoding ABC transporter ATP-binding protein, which yields MTPVIQLQDLHKSYGSTPVLKGINLSVSAGQVVGYIGPNGAGKSTTIKILIGMLPDYTGEATVLGMDVKTSALDIKRRIGYVPENAALYDTLTPMEYLQFIGQLYGLETAQIERKALELLRLFQLNDYTNARMTTFSKGMRQKVLLISGLLHNPDVIFLDEPLSGLDANAVVLVKEIIRQLANSGKTIFYSSHIMDVVEKISDRIIIINQGQIIADGTFVELQHQRPESLEQLFAELTGSEGQTGIAEEFIHTLKN from the coding sequence ATGACGCCAGTTATCCAACTCCAGGACCTTCACAAATCGTATGGGTCGACACCCGTTTTGAAGGGGATTAATTTGAGTGTTTCGGCAGGGCAGGTGGTGGGCTACATTGGCCCCAATGGTGCTGGAAAGTCTACGACAATTAAAATCCTGATTGGTATGCTGCCCGATTATACAGGAGAAGCAACTGTTTTGGGTATGGATGTAAAAACCAGCGCCCTCGACATTAAGCGACGGATTGGCTACGTTCCTGAAAACGCAGCCTTATACGACACGCTGACACCCATGGAGTATCTGCAATTCATTGGGCAGTTGTATGGTCTGGAAACCGCCCAGATTGAACGTAAAGCGCTTGAATTGCTACGTCTGTTCCAGCTCAACGACTACACGAATGCCCGGATGACTACCTTCTCGAAAGGGATGAGGCAAAAAGTTCTGCTCATTTCCGGGCTGCTCCATAACCCGGACGTTATTTTTCTGGATGAGCCTCTCTCTGGTTTAGATGCTAATGCAGTTGTATTGGTTAAGGAAATTATCCGTCAGTTAGCGAATAGCGGCAAAACGATCTTTTACAGTTCGCACATCATGGATGTGGTTGAAAAGATTTCGGACCGGATTATTATTATCAATCAGGGACAGATCATTGCCGATGGTACCTTTGTCGAATTGCAGCACCAGCGTCCTGAATCACTCGAACAACTGTTTGCCGAACTTACCGGTAGCGAAGGCCAGACGGGGATCGCCGAAGAGTTTATTCATACCCTGAAAAACTAA
- a CDS encoding low specificity L-threonine aldolase, which produces MRRKDFLKIGGMLAATASQASLYGSPISKASKANAPIDFIHDGLLLSPKEYASLLMKLADEGKIKPDYYSNGGVVEELEAKFASLLGKESAVFMPTGTLANHIAIRQLAGQNRRVIVQEQSHLYNDTGDCAQTLSGLTLIPLGTNTVEFSLDDVDSIVKKTQGGRVATRIGALSIESPVRRQKDQLFSFDNVRQLTEYAKSKDIKTHLDGARLFVQPVHTNVSVIQYGAPFDTIYTSLWKCFNAASGAVLAGSKRFTENLFHERRMFGSGLPNAWAFAAVALYYADSFADEYKQAWTKAQQLFTLLRKDERFSIAQFEHGSHIVELTLKNANPTRFKEALAKTNLELPVPIKNSFLLKVNPSLNRETPQNLASRFLAALI; this is translated from the coding sequence ATGCGCAGAAAAGATTTTTTAAAAATAGGCGGTATGCTGGCCGCTACGGCTTCTCAGGCAAGTTTGTACGGTTCTCCGATTAGTAAGGCCAGCAAAGCTAATGCGCCTATCGACTTTATTCACGATGGCTTGTTGCTCTCACCTAAGGAGTATGCGAGCCTGTTGATGAAACTGGCCGATGAAGGGAAAATCAAGCCCGATTATTATTCCAATGGTGGCGTTGTAGAGGAGTTAGAAGCCAAATTTGCCAGCTTATTAGGGAAAGAATCAGCTGTTTTTATGCCAACCGGTACACTCGCCAATCATATTGCGATTCGCCAGTTAGCGGGCCAAAACCGCAGGGTGATTGTTCAGGAACAGAGTCATTTATATAACGATACCGGCGATTGTGCACAGACATTAAGTGGCCTTACCCTTATCCCCTTGGGGACTAATACGGTGGAATTTAGTCTGGATGACGTTGATAGTATCGTCAAGAAGACACAGGGGGGACGTGTGGCAACCCGAATTGGTGCTCTGTCGATCGAGTCGCCGGTACGACGTCAAAAAGACCAGCTATTCAGTTTTGATAACGTTCGTCAGTTAACCGAATATGCAAAGAGTAAGGATATAAAAACGCATCTGGACGGAGCGCGATTGTTTGTTCAGCCCGTTCATACCAACGTATCGGTCATTCAGTACGGTGCGCCTTTTGATACAATCTATACATCGCTCTGGAAGTGTTTCAATGCGGCATCGGGGGCAGTGCTGGCTGGCTCAAAACGCTTTACAGAAAACTTATTTCATGAACGCCGGATGTTTGGTAGCGGATTGCCCAATGCCTGGGCATTTGCTGCCGTAGCCCTGTATTACGCAGACAGCTTTGCTGATGAGTATAAGCAAGCCTGGACAAAGGCACAACAGTTATTTACCCTGCTTCGAAAAGACGAACGATTCAGTATCGCGCAGTTTGAGCATGGTTCTCACATCGTTGAGTTGACCTTAAAAAACGCCAACCCAACCCGTTTTAAAGAAGCGCTGGCTAAAACGAATCTTGAACTG
- a CDS encoding aspartate-semialdehyde dehydrogenase: MKIAVVGATGLVGGEILKVLEERNFPVSELIPVASERSVGKQVEFKGKSYTVVSFEDAIAAKPAIAIFSAGGGTSLALAPKFAEAGIIVVDNSSAWRMDPTKKLIVPEVNADALTPEDKIIANPNCSTIQMVVALKPLHDRYKIKRVVVSTYQSVTGTGKAAVDQLFAERAGNQEVSKVYPHPIDLNVLPHIDVFLDNGYTKEEMKMVNETKKIMGDDSIQVTATTVRIPTIGGHSEAVNVEFETEFDLAEVVDILSKAEGIIVQDDPANKVYPMPLTAHGKDDVFVGRLRRDESQPKTLNMWIVADNLRKGAATNAVQIAEYLLKHNLVEAETVAA, encoded by the coding sequence ATGAAAATCGCAGTCGTTGGCGCCACAGGCCTGGTCGGTGGCGAAATCCTGAAGGTTCTGGAAGAACGTAACTTCCCTGTATCTGAACTTATTCCTGTCGCTTCTGAGCGTTCGGTTGGTAAACAGGTTGAGTTCAAGGGTAAATCGTACACGGTTGTTAGCTTCGAGGATGCTATTGCTGCCAAACCTGCCATTGCGATTTTTTCGGCGGGTGGTGGCACATCGCTGGCATTGGCTCCCAAGTTTGCCGAAGCGGGTATTATCGTTGTTGATAACTCGTCGGCCTGGCGGATGGACCCAACTAAAAAGCTGATCGTTCCGGAAGTTAATGCCGATGCGCTGACTCCCGAAGATAAGATCATCGCCAACCCAAACTGCTCGACTATCCAGATGGTGGTAGCGCTGAAACCGCTCCATGATCGGTATAAAATCAAGCGGGTGGTTGTGTCAACGTATCAGTCGGTAACCGGAACGGGTAAAGCTGCCGTTGATCAGCTTTTTGCCGAACGGGCTGGTAATCAGGAGGTGTCAAAAGTATATCCGCACCCAATTGACCTGAACGTGCTCCCCCATATTGATGTCTTCCTCGATAACGGCTATACGAAAGAGGAGATGAAAATGGTCAATGAAACCAAGAAAATCATGGGTGATGACTCGATACAGGTAACGGCTACTACAGTTCGTATTCCGACAATCGGTGGCCACTCGGAAGCCGTGAATGTTGAATTTGAAACAGAATTTGATCTTGCTGAAGTAGTTGATATTCTGAGCAAAGCTGAAGGTATTATTGTTCAGGACGATCCAGCCAATAAAGTGTATCCAATGCCGCTAACAGCGCATGGGAAAGATGACGTATTTGTAGGCCGCCTTCGTCGCGATGAAAGCCAGCCTAAAACGCTAAATATGTGGATCGTGGCCGATAACCTCCGCAAAGGAGCGGCCACCAACGCTGTACAAATTGCGGAATATCTGCTAAAGCATAATTTGGTTGAAGCAGAAACGGTAGCTGCGTAA
- a CDS encoding creatininase family protein has product MERYLSFLLIFIAWTAAAQIRNPANKAIYLEDISWTKARELLTPNAVVVIPLGAGSKEHGPHLPLATDYQQAEGYAKEIALQRNVLIAPIVSYGFYPAFLKYPGSTSINFETATATVVQIVRSLASYGPRRFYIVNIGVSTTPTLLMAAKTLADEGILLYYSRYDRQGFVQAEQPFRTRAYSGHADELESSNLLNLRPDLVDMSKAVNDSSMKGKSGGITPVMVAGGNLNTSGINGYAALATKEKGRKGMAAFAKELIREIDSVSTCTLPKAIDRTALYESYIGTYVDKAGTELVISQKGNRLFFLWNKIDTSNFFHLYQDAPDYFSSMNLNVLFVRNDLGQVTKAWCQFRGASFWVTKSN; this is encoded by the coding sequence ATGGAACGGTATCTATCTTTCTTGTTGATATTCATTGCATGGACGGCAGCGGCACAAATCCGAAATCCTGCCAACAAAGCCATTTATCTGGAAGATATTTCCTGGACGAAGGCCCGTGAACTCTTAACTCCTAACGCGGTCGTCGTTATTCCCCTGGGAGCGGGCTCTAAAGAACATGGTCCCCATTTGCCGTTAGCTACCGACTATCAACAAGCCGAAGGTTACGCTAAAGAAATAGCGCTACAACGAAATGTTCTCATTGCACCCATTGTCAGTTATGGGTTTTATCCGGCTTTTCTGAAATATCCCGGCTCTACGAGTATCAATTTTGAAACAGCAACCGCTACCGTTGTTCAAATTGTACGAAGTTTAGCGTCCTACGGCCCCCGGCGGTTTTATATTGTTAATATAGGCGTCAGTACTACGCCAACCTTACTGATGGCAGCAAAAACGCTGGCTGATGAAGGTATCCTACTTTATTATAGCCGCTACGATCGGCAAGGCTTTGTGCAGGCTGAACAGCCGTTTCGCACCCGAGCGTATAGTGGACATGCCGATGAACTTGAATCGTCAAATTTGCTTAATCTGCGTCCCGACCTGGTAGATATGAGTAAGGCTGTGAATGACTCATCTATGAAAGGTAAATCGGGGGGCATAACCCCTGTAATGGTAGCGGGAGGGAACCTTAACACAAGTGGTATTAATGGTTATGCGGCCCTAGCTACAAAAGAAAAAGGCCGTAAAGGAATGGCCGCTTTTGCCAAAGAGCTTATTCGGGAGATTGACAGCGTGAGTACGTGCACTTTGCCGAAGGCTATCGACCGGACTGCTCTCTATGAGTCTTATATAGGCACTTATGTAGATAAAGCGGGAACTGAACTGGTAATTAGCCAAAAAGGCAATCGCTTGTTCTTCTTATGGAACAAGATAGACACAAGCAATTTCTTTCATTTATACCAGGATGCTCCTGATTATTTCTCTTCCATGAATCTGAATGTATTGTTTGTTCGGAATGATCTGGGGCAGGTAACAAAAGCATGGTGTCAGTTTCGAGGGGCGTCTTTTTGGGTAACGAAGTCAAACTAA